A genomic window from Halorubrum trapanicum includes:
- the lysW gene encoding lysine biosynthesis protein LysW gives MTSDTDTLTAEDPITGEEIEIPADVEVGEIIDSPVTGTELEVISLDPVVLEEAPELEEDWGE, from the coding sequence ATGACGAGCGACACCGACACGCTGACCGCGGAGGACCCGATCACAGGCGAGGAGATCGAGATCCCGGCCGACGTCGAGGTCGGCGAGATCATCGACAGTCCGGTCACCGGGACCGAGCTGGAGGTCATCTCGCTCGACCCGGTCGTCTTAGAGGAGGCGCCCGAGCTCGAGGAGGACTGGGGCGAGTAG
- a CDS encoding acetylglutamate/acetylaminoadipate kinase, whose amino-acid sequence MSGEEKGTAAEPPVVVKVGGAKAVDPAGAVGDVAHLTANGRAVVVVHGGSTVVDETLERLGIEPEYVESASGVTGRFTDAETMEAFAMAMAGKLNTELTVEFRSAGVDAVGLSGVDGGLLAGPRKSAVRVVEDGKRKIRRGDHSGKIESVNADLLDDLLDDGYTPVVSPPMAGDEGDGEVTPVNADADRAAAAIAGALGADLVLLTDVSGVYADPDDPETRIDAAATPDGLAAVEDAAEGFMGKKVMAAKEALEGGSGRVVIADANVRDPVVAALGGEGTTVERSALGDGSEDADEPEGVETDGGETA is encoded by the coding sequence ATGAGCGGTGAGGAAAAGGGAACGGCCGCCGAGCCCCCGGTCGTCGTCAAGGTCGGCGGCGCGAAGGCGGTCGACCCGGCCGGCGCGGTCGGCGACGTCGCGCACCTGACGGCCAACGGGCGCGCGGTCGTCGTCGTCCACGGCGGCTCGACGGTCGTCGACGAGACGCTCGAACGGCTCGGTATCGAGCCCGAGTACGTCGAGTCCGCCTCCGGCGTCACCGGCCGCTTCACCGACGCGGAGACGATGGAGGCGTTCGCGATGGCGATGGCGGGCAAGCTCAACACCGAGCTGACGGTGGAGTTCCGCTCGGCCGGCGTCGACGCGGTCGGCCTCTCGGGCGTCGACGGCGGGCTCCTCGCGGGCCCGCGCAAGTCGGCGGTCCGCGTCGTCGAGGACGGGAAGCGGAAGATCCGCCGCGGCGACCACTCGGGGAAGATCGAGTCGGTGAACGCCGACCTCCTCGACGACCTCCTCGACGACGGCTACACGCCGGTCGTCTCGCCCCCGATGGCTGGCGACGAGGGGGACGGCGAGGTCACCCCGGTCAACGCGGACGCCGACCGCGCCGCGGCCGCGATAGCGGGCGCGCTCGGCGCCGACCTCGTCCTCCTGACCGACGTCTCCGGCGTGTACGCCGACCCGGACGACCCCGAGACGCGCATCGACGCGGCCGCGACGCCCGACGGGCTAGCGGCCGTCGAGGACGCCGCCGAGGGGTTCATGGGCAAGAAGGTGATGGCCGCGAAAGAGGCGCTCGAAGGCGGGTCCGGCCGCGTCGTGATCGCGGACGCCAACGTCCGCGACCCGGTCGTCGCCGCGCTCGGCGGCGAGGGAACGACGGTCGAGCGGTCGGCGCTCGGGGACGGGTCCGAGGACGCGGATGAACCGGAAGGGGTCGAGACCGACGGGGGTGAGACCGCGTGA
- a CDS encoding argininosuccinate synthase, translating to MTSVALAFSGGLDTTVCVPLLKEEYGYDEVIGVNVDVGQPTEEFDEAEETAEALGLDIHVVDAKEEFADLCFDAVKSNASYQGYPLGTALARPVIAEAILGVAEEQGCDAIAHGCTGKGNDQLRFEAVWRGSDLEVIAPVRELGLTREWEIDYAAEKDLPVEAGDGGVWSIDENIWSRAVEGGKLENPDYEPPEDIYEWTAEPEGETTIEIAFEEGVPVAVDGEAMDPVPLIQHLNEYAGGYGVGRTDVMEDRMLGLKVRENYEHPAATVLLTAHQALEDLVLTKNERSFKKGIEQEWSEKAYEGLVFAPVVDALNAFIDETQDVVTGTATVKVSGGDCRVVARDSEYAVYSEEMASFNTEDVAGIAQSDATGVAKYHGLQERLANDVKASVSKPELATDGSGETAETDETEN from the coding sequence ATGACGAGCGTTGCACTCGCGTTCAGCGGGGGACTCGACACGACAGTGTGCGTACCGCTACTGAAAGAGGAGTACGGCTACGACGAGGTCATCGGCGTCAACGTCGACGTCGGCCAGCCCACAGAGGAGTTCGACGAGGCGGAGGAGACCGCGGAGGCGTTGGGGCTCGACATCCACGTCGTCGACGCGAAAGAAGAGTTCGCGGACCTCTGTTTCGACGCCGTGAAATCCAACGCCAGCTATCAGGGCTACCCGCTCGGCACCGCCCTCGCGCGCCCGGTCATCGCCGAGGCCATTCTGGGCGTCGCCGAGGAGCAGGGCTGTGACGCCATCGCGCACGGCTGTACGGGGAAGGGCAACGACCAGCTCCGGTTCGAGGCCGTCTGGCGCGGCTCCGACCTCGAAGTGATCGCCCCCGTGCGCGAGCTCGGCCTCACCCGGGAGTGGGAGATCGACTACGCCGCGGAGAAGGACCTGCCCGTCGAGGCCGGCGACGGCGGCGTCTGGTCCATCGACGAGAACATCTGGTCGCGCGCGGTCGAGGGCGGCAAGCTGGAGAACCCGGACTACGAGCCGCCGGAGGACATCTACGAGTGGACCGCCGAGCCCGAGGGCGAGACCACCATCGAGATCGCCTTCGAGGAGGGCGTCCCGGTCGCCGTCGACGGCGAGGCGATGGATCCGGTCCCCCTCATCCAGCACCTCAACGAGTACGCCGGCGGCTACGGCGTCGGCCGCACCGACGTGATGGAGGACCGCATGCTCGGGCTGAAGGTGCGCGAGAACTACGAGCACCCGGCCGCGACCGTCCTGCTCACCGCCCACCAAGCCCTAGAGGATCTCGTCCTCACCAAGAACGAGCGCTCGTTCAAGAAGGGGATCGAGCAGGAGTGGTCCGAGAAGGCGTACGAGGGGCTCGTGTTCGCTCCCGTCGTCGACGCGCTGAACGCGTTCATCGACGAGACGCAGGACGTGGTGACCGGCACGGCGACGGTGAAGGTGTCCGGCGGCGACTGCCGCGTCGTCGCGCGCGACTCCGAGTACGCCGTCTACTCCGAGGAGATGGCCTCGTTCAACACCGAGGACGTGGCGGGCATCGCCCAGTCGGACGCCACCGGCGTCGCGAAGTACCACGGGCTCCAGGAGCGCCTCGCGAACGACGTGAAGGCGAGCGTCTCGAAGCCGGAACTCGCGACGGACGGAAGCGGTGAGACGGCCGAAACCGACGAGACTGAGAACTGA
- a CDS encoding aspartate aminotransferase family protein, protein MSGFVFSEKPIEIASGDGVHVTDTNGTEYLDFGASYACTPVGHCHPEVVDAATGQLEELLYVQASYPHAARTALYERLAEVAPGDVDNVWLCNSGTEANEAALKFARHATGREKIVATTQGFHGRTMGTLATTWKEKYKEGFGPLAGGVEFVEYGDAAAMREAVDEDTAAVILEPLQGEGGINPVSTEYLQAVRVATATNGAAMILDEIQTGLGRTGSMWAAEEHDVVPDVLTTAKGLGSGLPIGATLCRDWVAADAGDHGSTFSGGPVVSAAAGATLDVIEREGLAEHAEEIGAYLRGELRDRLGDDVRDVRGDGLMVGIEVRRGSNRLLRDLAIEHQILALPAGRTVLRLLPPLTIEREHADAVVDAIEEVVG, encoded by the coding sequence GTGAGCGGCTTCGTCTTCTCGGAGAAGCCGATCGAGATCGCCTCGGGCGACGGAGTCCACGTGACCGACACGAACGGTACCGAGTACCTCGACTTCGGCGCCAGCTACGCGTGTACGCCCGTCGGCCACTGCCACCCCGAAGTCGTCGACGCGGCGACGGGCCAGCTGGAGGAGCTGCTGTACGTCCAGGCGTCGTACCCGCACGCGGCGCGGACGGCGTTATACGAGCGGCTGGCCGAGGTCGCGCCCGGCGACGTCGACAACGTCTGGCTCTGTAACTCCGGCACGGAGGCGAACGAGGCCGCGCTGAAGTTCGCCCGCCACGCGACCGGCCGCGAGAAGATCGTCGCGACGACGCAGGGGTTCCACGGCCGGACGATGGGGACGCTCGCGACCACGTGGAAGGAGAAGTACAAGGAGGGGTTCGGCCCGCTCGCCGGCGGCGTCGAGTTCGTCGAGTACGGCGACGCGGCGGCGATGCGCGAGGCGGTCGACGAGGACACCGCGGCGGTCATCTTAGAACCGCTCCAAGGCGAGGGCGGGATCAACCCGGTCTCGACCGAGTACCTCCAGGCCGTCCGGGTCGCGACCGCGACGAACGGGGCCGCGATGATCCTCGACGAGATCCAGACCGGGCTCGGCCGGACGGGGTCGATGTGGGCGGCCGAGGAGCACGACGTGGTGCCCGACGTCCTCACGACCGCGAAGGGGCTCGGCAGCGGGCTCCCGATCGGCGCGACGCTGTGCCGCGACTGGGTCGCCGCGGACGCAGGCGACCACGGCTCGACGTTCTCCGGCGGGCCGGTCGTCTCGGCGGCCGCGGGCGCCACCCTCGACGTGATCGAGCGCGAGGGGTTGGCCGAGCACGCCGAGGAGATCGGCGCGTACCTCCGCGGCGAACTCCGCGACCGCCTCGGCGACGACGTGCGCGACGTGCGCGGCGACGGGCTGATGGTCGGGATCGAGGTCCGCCGCGGGTCGAACCGCCTGCTGCGCGACCTCGCGATCGAGCATCAGATCCTCGCGCTCCCGGCGGGGCGGACGGTGCTGCGCCTGCTCCCGCCGCTGACGATCGAACGCGAGCACGCCGACGCCGTCGTCGACGCGATCGAGGAGGTGGTCGGCTGA
- a CDS encoding [LysW]-lysine hydrolase, which translates to MATGQERDAERDGEESEGSEDGSAAGTDVVAGGGYPAACDTPARKLLYDMVSIPSPSGEEERAAERLVDFFEANGREAWIDEVGNVRAPADDAVLLTSHVDTVPGDIPVEVRPAPPEGELPEPSDVRVGEPGDPVLWGRGAVDATGPLVAMAVAAVKTGVSFAGVVREEVDSAGARALIDDRDAPEAVVNGEPSGWRGITLGYRGLLEGTYVNTSESGHSSRPEPNAIQHAIDWWHGVEEAFTPDDAETAVFDQVTTKPISVDGGLSDDGLAVEATMDVQLRIPPSRPVDEVHELAEAELTTGSVHWGEPMPPVMESPRTELARAFRVAIRGAGGDVRLLRKTGTSDMNLFAAAWDCPMVTYGPGNSDLDHAPDERLPLPDLDRAVDVLTDVCRKRP; encoded by the coding sequence ATGGCGACCGGGCAGGAGCGGGACGCGGAACGCGACGGGGAAGAGAGCGAGGGCTCCGAGGACGGGTCCGCGGCCGGCACCGACGTCGTCGCCGGCGGCGGCTACCCCGCGGCCTGCGACACGCCCGCCCGGAAGCTGCTGTACGACATGGTCTCGATCCCCTCGCCGTCGGGCGAGGAGGAGCGGGCGGCCGAGCGCCTCGTCGACTTCTTCGAGGCGAACGGTCGCGAGGCGTGGATCGACGAGGTCGGGAACGTCCGCGCGCCGGCGGACGACGCCGTCCTCCTCACCTCCCACGTCGACACCGTTCCCGGCGACATCCCGGTCGAGGTGCGGCCGGCGCCGCCCGAGGGCGAGCTGCCCGAGCCCTCGGACGTCCGCGTCGGCGAGCCCGGCGACCCGGTGCTGTGGGGGCGCGGCGCGGTCGACGCGACCGGCCCGCTCGTCGCGATGGCGGTCGCGGCGGTGAAGACGGGGGTCTCGTTCGCCGGCGTCGTCCGCGAGGAGGTCGACTCCGCCGGCGCGCGCGCCCTCATCGACGACCGCGACGCGCCCGAGGCGGTGGTGAACGGCGAGCCGTCGGGCTGGCGGGGGATCACCCTCGGCTACCGCGGCCTGCTGGAGGGCACCTACGTGAACACGAGCGAGTCGGGCCACTCCTCGCGGCCGGAGCCGAACGCGATCCAACACGCGATCGACTGGTGGCACGGCGTCGAGGAGGCGTTCACGCCGGACGACGCCGAGACCGCCGTCTTCGATCAGGTGACGACCAAGCCCATCTCGGTCGACGGCGGGCTGAGCGACGACGGGCTCGCCGTGGAGGCGACGATGGACGTCCAGCTCCGGATCCCGCCGTCGCGCCCGGTCGACGAGGTCCACGAGCTGGCGGAGGCGGAGCTGACCACCGGCTCCGTCCACTGGGGCGAGCCGATGCCGCCGGTGATGGAGAGCCCGCGGACGGAGCTGGCGCGGGCGTTCCGCGTCGCGATCCGGGGCGCCGGCGGCGACGTGCGCCTGCTCCGGAAGACCGGCACGAGCGACATGAACCTCTTCGCGGCCGCGTGGGACTGCCCGATGGTCACCTACGGCCCCGGGAACTCCGATCTCGACCACGCACCCGACGAGCGGCTGCCGCTGCCGGACCTCGACCGCGCCGTGGACGTGCTGACCGACGTCTGCCGGAAGCGACCCTAA
- a CDS encoding glutamate-1-semialdehyde 2,1-aminomutase produces MNHERSRGLYDRALSVTPGGVNSSVRATMPHPFFVERGDGGHVIDADGNRYVDWVMGYGPLLYGHDLPDPVEAAVQSHVAEGPMYGAPTEIEVEHAEFVARHVPSVESIRFVNSGTEATVSAVRLARGHTDRDKIVVMRGGYHGAQESTLVEGSPGDAHPSTKGIPEEFAEHTLPIPFNDEAAAKEVFAEHGDEIAAVLVEPILANKGIVMPIEGYHETLRDLCDDHGSLLVFDEVITGFRVGGLGCAQSKFGVTPDVTTFGKIIGGGFPVGAIGGRADIIEGFTPAGEVFQSGTFSGHPVTMAAGKAGLEYAAENDVYEHVNRLGRQLREGIAEICAERAPEYTVVGTDSMFKTIFTREAPDDVDACCPGGCRQDPDCARYDSCPKTGADVAAAATDRWERVFWQEMKDRGVFLTANQFECQFTSYAHTEEDVERTLEAYREAI; encoded by the coding sequence ATGAACCACGAGCGCTCGCGCGGGCTGTACGACCGCGCGCTGTCGGTGACGCCGGGCGGGGTCAACTCCTCGGTCCGGGCGACGATGCCGCACCCGTTCTTCGTCGAGCGCGGCGACGGCGGCCACGTGATCGACGCCGACGGCAACCGGTACGTCGACTGGGTGATGGGGTACGGCCCGCTCCTCTACGGCCACGACCTGCCCGACCCGGTCGAGGCCGCGGTCCAGTCGCACGTCGCGGAGGGGCCGATGTACGGCGCGCCGACGGAGATCGAGGTCGAACACGCCGAGTTCGTCGCCCGCCACGTCCCGAGCGTGGAGTCGATCCGGTTCGTCAACTCCGGCACGGAGGCGACCGTCTCGGCGGTGCGGCTGGCGCGGGGCCACACCGATCGCGACAAGATCGTCGTGATGCGGGGCGGCTATCACGGCGCGCAGGAGTCGACGCTCGTCGAGGGGTCGCCGGGGGACGCCCATCCCTCGACGAAGGGGATCCCCGAGGAGTTCGCCGAACACACCCTGCCGATCCCGTTCAACGACGAGGCGGCCGCGAAGGAGGTGTTCGCGGAGCACGGCGACGAGATCGCGGCGGTCCTCGTCGAGCCGATCCTCGCCAACAAGGGGATCGTCATGCCGATAGAGGGATACCACGAGACCCTGCGGGACCTCTGTGACGACCACGGCTCGCTCCTCGTCTTCGACGAGGTGATCACCGGGTTCCGGGTCGGCGGCCTCGGCTGCGCGCAGTCGAAGTTCGGCGTCACCCCCGACGTGACGACGTTCGGCAAGATCATCGGCGGCGGCTTCCCGGTCGGCGCGATCGGCGGGCGGGCGGATATCATCGAGGGGTTCACCCCCGCGGGCGAGGTGTTCCAGTCCGGTACCTTCTCCGGGCACCCGGTGACGATGGCCGCCGGGAAGGCCGGGCTGGAGTACGCGGCCGAGAACGACGTGTACGAGCACGTCAACCGCCTCGGCCGGCAGCTCCGCGAGGGGATCGCCGAGATCTGCGCCGAGCGCGCGCCCGAGTACACCGTCGTCGGCACCGACTCGATGTTCAAGACGATCTTCACCCGCGAGGCGCCCGACGACGTCGACGCCTGCTGTCCGGGCGGCTGCCGGCAGGACCCCGACTGCGCCCGCTACGACAGCTGTCCGAAGACGGGCGCCGACGTCGCCGCGGCCGCGACGGACCGCTGGGAGCGCGTGTTCTGGCAGGAGATGAAAGACCGGGGGGTGTTCCTCACCGCGAACCAGTTCGAGTGCCAGTTCACCTCCTACGCGCACACCGAGGAGGACGTCGAGCGGACCCTCGAAGCGTACCGGGAAGCGATCTGA
- the argC gene encoding N-acetyl-gamma-glutamyl-phosphate reductase — translation MTADTYTASVVGGTGFTGGELLRILAGHPSFEVVQATSRSADNMTVGRSHPNLRGLDLRFSDPDDLESVDVLFAATPHGVSMERIDEFFEAADTVVDLSADFRLPEADAYDEWYDGHESPEYLERAEYALPELNRENLPGADLIAGGGCNATATILGLKPLVDAGALGPETGEVVVDVKVGSSEGGAGGGAASSHPERSGVVRPYAPTGHRHEAEIEAYLGLSVSFTVHAVDMVRGASATCHAFPDEPVSKGDLWGAYRDAYADEPFVRIVSGGGGVYRYPEPKSVAGTNHGEVGFELDPGNRRVVVFSAIDNMTKGSAGQAVHAANVALGLPETAGLEFDGLHPVGSP, via the coding sequence GTGACCGCCGACACCTACACCGCGAGCGTCGTCGGCGGCACCGGCTTCACCGGCGGCGAACTGCTGCGGATCCTCGCCGGCCACCCGAGCTTCGAGGTCGTTCAGGCCACCTCGCGGTCGGCCGACAACATGACCGTCGGGCGCTCGCACCCGAACCTGCGCGGGCTCGACCTGCGCTTCTCCGACCCCGACGACCTCGAATCGGTCGACGTGCTGTTCGCGGCGACCCCGCACGGCGTCTCGATGGAGCGGATCGACGAGTTCTTCGAGGCCGCGGACACCGTCGTCGACCTCTCGGCGGACTTCCGGCTCCCCGAGGCCGACGCCTACGACGAGTGGTACGACGGCCACGAGTCGCCGGAGTACCTCGAACGCGCCGAGTACGCGCTCCCGGAGCTGAACCGCGAGAACCTCCCCGGCGCCGACCTGATCGCGGGCGGCGGCTGTAACGCGACCGCGACGATCCTCGGCCTCAAACCGCTCGTGGACGCCGGAGCGCTCGGTCCCGAGACCGGCGAGGTCGTCGTCGACGTGAAGGTGGGCTCCTCGGAGGGGGGCGCCGGCGGCGGCGCGGCCTCCTCGCACCCGGAGCGCTCGGGCGTCGTGCGCCCGTACGCGCCGACCGGCCACCGCCACGAGGCGGAGATCGAGGCGTACCTCGGGCTCTCCGTCTCCTTCACCGTCCACGCGGTCGACATGGTCCGCGGCGCGAGCGCGACCTGCCACGCCTTCCCCGACGAGCCGGTCTCGAAGGGGGACCTGTGGGGCGCGTACCGCGACGCCTACGCCGACGAGCCGTTCGTGCGGATCGTCTCCGGCGGGGGCGGCGTCTACCGCTACCCCGAGCCGAAGTCGGTCGCGGGGACGAACCACGGCGAGGTCGGCTTCGAGCTCGACCCCGGGAACCGGCGCGTCGTCGTCTTCTCGGCCATCGACAACATGACCAAGGGCTCGGCGGGGCAGGCGGTCCACGCGGCGAACGTCGCGCTCGGGCTCCCCGAGACCGCCGGCCTCGAGTTCGACGGGCTCCACCCGGTGGGATCGCCATGA
- the argH gene encoding argininosuccinate lyase: protein MTDDDPDAATDADARESGADEGGADEGGDTAVRRDRFSGGPAREFLSSLAADEAIFEADLAVDRAHVVMLAEQGIVDEAVAGEILGALGDVEAAGHAELPDGEDVHEAIETAVIDRIGPDGGRMHTARSRNDEVATCIRYRLREDLLAAVEATLTARGALVEVAGEHAETVMPGYTHLQPAQPTTVGHYLLSYEGGLARDTERLLDAYGRTNRSPLGAAAFTGTPFDVDRDRTAELLGFGGTVRNSMDAASTRDFLAEAASALATLATTLSGLAEDLIGFSKDGVVELTDAYSSTSSIMPQKKNPDTLELTRGVAGDAIGEATGTLSLLKGLPRAYNRDLQRAHASVFEIAGDVREATEVAAGAVATADWDEAALAAAAGEGFSTATGVADLLAMGGMPFRTAHEIVAAAAEAVADGDSPEAAAAKVDEAARKVTGEPLSAYVSREDVESALDPAESVASRDSAGGPAPEAVADELAAAEAGIDADDEALTAERDALAAASEALDAEVDRYV from the coding sequence ATGACCGACGACGATCCCGACGCCGCGACGGACGCCGACGCTCGAGAGAGCGGCGCCGACGAGGGCGGCGCCGACGAGGGCGGCGACACCGCCGTCCGCCGCGACCGCTTCAGCGGCGGCCCCGCCCGCGAGTTCTTATCGAGCCTCGCGGCCGACGAGGCCATCTTCGAGGCCGACCTCGCGGTCGACCGCGCGCACGTCGTGATGCTCGCGGAGCAGGGGATCGTCGACGAGGCGGTCGCCGGCGAGATCCTCGGGGCGCTCGGCGACGTCGAGGCCGCCGGCCACGCCGAACTGCCGGACGGCGAGGACGTCCACGAGGCGATAGAGACCGCCGTCATCGACCGGATCGGCCCCGACGGCGGGCGGATGCACACCGCCCGCTCGCGCAACGACGAGGTGGCGACGTGCATCCGCTACCGCCTGCGCGAGGACCTGCTGGCGGCGGTCGAGGCGACCCTCACTGCCCGCGGGGCGCTCGTCGAGGTCGCGGGCGAGCACGCGGAGACGGTGATGCCGGGGTACACCCACCTCCAGCCGGCCCAGCCGACGACGGTCGGCCACTACCTGCTGTCGTACGAGGGCGGGCTCGCGCGCGACACCGAGCGGCTGCTCGACGCGTACGGCCGGACCAACCGCTCGCCGCTCGGCGCGGCCGCGTTCACGGGGACGCCGTTCGACGTCGATCGCGACCGCACCGCCGAGCTGCTCGGCTTCGGCGGGACCGTCCGCAACTCGATGGACGCGGCCTCGACGCGCGATTTCCTCGCAGAGGCGGCGAGCGCGCTCGCGACGCTCGCGACGACGCTGTCGGGGCTCGCGGAGGACCTGATCGGCTTCTCGAAGGACGGGGTCGTCGAGCTGACGGACGCGTACTCGTCGACCTCCTCGATCATGCCCCAGAAGAAGAACCCCGACACGCTGGAGCTGACCCGCGGCGTCGCGGGCGACGCGATCGGCGAGGCGACCGGCACGCTGAGCCTGCTCAAGGGGCTCCCGCGCGCCTACAACCGCGACCTCCAGCGCGCCCACGCGAGCGTGTTCGAGATCGCCGGCGACGTGCGGGAGGCGACCGAGGTTGCCGCGGGCGCGGTCGCGACCGCCGACTGGGACGAGGCCGCGCTCGCGGCGGCCGCGGGCGAGGGGTTCTCGACGGCGACGGGCGTCGCCGACCTGCTCGCGATGGGGGGGATGCCGTTCCGGACGGCCCACGAGATCGTCGCGGCGGCCGCGGAGGCGGTCGCGGACGGCGACTCGCCGGAGGCGGCGGCCGCAAAAGTTGACGAGGCCGCGCGAAAGGTGACCGGCGAGCCCCTCTCCGCGTACGTGAGCCGCGAGGACGTGGAGTCGGCGCTCGATCCGGCCGAAAGCGTCGCGAGCCGCGACTCCGCCGGCGGACCGGCCCCCGAGGCGGTCGCCGACGAACTCGCCGCCGCCGAGGCGGGGATCGACGCGGACGACGAGGCGCTGACGGCCGAGCGCGACGCGCTCGCCGCCGCGAGCGAGGCGCTGGACGCGGAGGTCGATCGCTATGTCTGA
- the lysX gene encoding lysine biosynthesis protein LysX, with the protein MRVGILYSRIRKDEKLLLNELRERGHEVEKIDVRKERFGLESTTANVADLDIAVDRCLSTSRSLYATRFLDSYGVPVVNSPETGDVCADKAKNSLALAEADVPTPATEVAFTKDAALEAIESFGYPCVLKPVTGSWGRLMAKIDSRNAAEAILEHKETLGHYEHKVFYVQEFVDKPGRDVRVLAVDGEPIAAMTRSSDHWLTNAAKGGETKSFDLDERATELVERASEAVGGGMLGVDLMEVGVDPDADPAEGGVDAEGDGAADDYTVHEVNHTVEFKALDSATDVDVPARVVDWLEAKAAELADEETEEASA; encoded by the coding sequence GTGCGCGTAGGGATCCTCTACTCCCGGATCCGGAAGGACGAGAAGCTGCTGCTCAACGAGCTCCGCGAGCGGGGCCACGAGGTCGAGAAGATCGACGTCCGCAAGGAGCGGTTCGGGCTGGAGTCGACGACGGCGAACGTCGCCGACCTCGACATCGCCGTCGACCGCTGCCTCTCCACGAGCCGGTCGCTGTACGCGACGCGGTTCCTCGACAGCTACGGCGTTCCCGTGGTGAACTCACCCGAGACGGGCGACGTCTGCGCCGACAAGGCGAAGAACTCGCTCGCGCTCGCCGAGGCCGACGTGCCGACCCCGGCGACGGAGGTCGCGTTCACGAAGGACGCCGCCTTGGAGGCGATCGAGTCGTTCGGCTACCCGTGCGTCCTCAAGCCGGTCACCGGCTCGTGGGGGCGGCTGATGGCGAAGATCGACTCGCGAAACGCCGCCGAGGCCATCCTCGAACACAAGGAGACGCTCGGCCACTACGAACACAAGGTGTTCTACGTCCAGGAGTTCGTCGACAAGCCCGGCCGCGACGTCCGCGTCCTCGCGGTTGACGGCGAGCCGATTGCGGCGATGACGCGGTCGTCCGACCACTGGCTCACCAACGCCGCGAAGGGCGGCGAGACGAAGTCGTTCGACCTCGACGAGCGCGCGACCGAGCTGGTCGAGCGCGCCTCCGAGGCGGTCGGCGGCGGCATGCTCGGCGTCGACCTGATGGAGGTGGGAGTCGACCCGGACGCCGACCCCGCCGAGGGCGGCGTCGATGCGGAAGGCGACGGCGCGGCCGACGACTACACCGTCCACGAGGTGAACCACACCGTCGAGTTCAAGGCGCTCGACTCGGCCACCGACGTCGACGTCCCCGCGCGGGTCGTCGACTGGCTGGAGGCGAAGGCGGCCGAGCTGGCGGACGAAGAGACCGAGGAGGCGAGCGCATGA
- the argF gene encoding ornithine carbamoyltransferase: MPLATDDFLDIDDVTPAELDALLDRAAAMKAGETDPRLADATLGMIFEKPSTRTRVSFETGMTRLGGHAMFLGPDDIQLGHGEPLRDTARVLGRYVDGVMARLFDHADVETLAEYADCPVINGLTDEAHPCQTLADLLTIRETVGEDATVAWVGDGNNVGQSFVVGAAMAGLDVEVATPADYGMNPAVFDRAAEFGLDVAPTTDPTAAVEGADVVYTDVWISMGQEDQREEKLAAFDGFQVNQELLAGTDATVMHCLPAHRGEEITDDVLESDRALVWDQAENRMHAQNALLVELLGGE; encoded by the coding sequence ATGCCACTCGCCACCGACGACTTCCTCGACATCGACGACGTGACGCCCGCCGAACTGGACGCCCTGCTCGACCGCGCCGCCGCGATGAAGGCGGGCGAGACGGACCCCCGACTGGCGGACGCGACGCTCGGGATGATCTTCGAGAAGCCCTCGACGCGCACCCGCGTCTCCTTCGAGACGGGGATGACGCGGCTGGGCGGCCACGCGATGTTCCTCGGGCCCGACGACATCCAGCTCGGGCACGGCGAGCCGCTGCGCGACACCGCGCGCGTCCTCGGCCGGTACGTGGACGGCGTGATGGCCCGGCTGTTCGACCACGCGGACGTCGAGACCCTCGCCGAGTACGCCGACTGCCCCGTGATCAACGGGCTCACCGACGAGGCGCACCCCTGCCAGACGCTCGCGGACCTGCTCACGATCCGGGAGACGGTCGGCGAGGACGCCACCGTCGCGTGGGTCGGCGACGGCAACAACGTCGGGCAGTCGTTCGTCGTCGGCGCGGCGATGGCCGGCCTCGACGTCGAGGTCGCCACGCCCGCCGACTACGGGATGAACCCCGCCGTCTTCGACCGCGCCGCGGAGTTCGGGCTGGACGTGGCGCCGACGACCGACCCCACGGCGGCGGTTGAGGGCGCGGACGTGGTGTACACCGACGTGTGGATCTCGATGGGACAGGAGGACCAGCGCGAGGAGAAGCTCGCCGCCTTCGACGGGTTCCAGGTGAATCAGGAGCTGCTCGCCGGCACCGACGCGACGGTGATGCACTGCCTCCCCGCGCACCGCGGCGAGGAGATCACCGACGACGTGCTCGAATCCGACCGCGCCCTCGTCTGGGACCAGGCGGAGAACCGGATGCACGCGCAGAACGCGCTGCTCGTCGAACTGCTCGGCGGGGAGTGA